The DNA window TCGACTCTATTAACGGGTTATCATAGTTTGTTTAGACCTAGTTAAAGGATTACATTTAACGGGTTATAGTAGTTAGCTCAAATTTTCACTATTTggttggaattttatttattttcttaataaaaatatattggtAATGCTGGGTATCTCCGAAACAAATTCAATAAAACAACAACTAACAAGTGGTCATAAATCGGAGTGTCTTGATCAATTTGAAAGACCATTTAATGTAGTTAAACTAACTGAATTTTGGGTTGTTCGATCAAGTAAGGAAAATTCGATAGAGTTCATACTCaatgttattgttatttttactttttctttcttttcattatttGAATATTCAAGAACTAAAACCATTCCAATGCTCTTTTTCGCCATACATAAACTAAACCAACAATTAGGATGAGCACGAAAATGAAAGCTTCTATGGATATGGATACCCTCAATACGTCGAAACTCATTGCCAATGGATAAAGAAAAACTGTTTCAACATCCAAAACAACAAAAGCTagaataaacatataataacgAATTCGAAATTGTTGGGGATCAACTCGGTTAAGCAATGAACAaataaaaatagcagaagaaattgagaaattgaacacacaaatttaacgtgaaaaaccCTCTTCAAAAAGGATAAAAAAGCCACggacaaatataattttactataatggcaaaataaCAAAGAGCataaaagatgaagataaaaactaaacctcgaaaaccaaaaaataaaaaactctcAAAATGTCTTATGGGTATGttttataaggttgtaaaagagcctatttataggctaaatccataggtcaaataataataaaataatctagactaattagaatttgattgaaacaaataaatagagtttaactagaaaattatttctaatttaactgaaataagagtcatactcaacaaaaaTTGTAACCAAGCATATTAATAACTTAATCGGTATTACAacttattgttttattttattttctttcccaaCTATACTCATTTTTGTAGGTTAATAGTAGAACAATGCTTTTATCATTTTCATAGGTTAATAGTAGAACAATGCTTTTAACAAGTCATGGTTATACTTATCGAGCATTAGTCGCTCATTCTTTTATTCTCTTTCACTTTTTAGATATGCAGTGGGGAAGTTTATCATGGAAGCTTAATTTAACGTTTTGATCACACTTTTTTCTAATAATAGGACTCTTATTCGGTGTTGAATTCAGGGGTTAGTATTGGTAGGGGCTTGACCCgcactaaaataaaattttagacccctttataatttataaaattttaaattagtaataataaatttacacttgaccctccaaaaatgataaaactGTTGAACTAATTTTGAGATTACGATGATTTTGTAAtaatgttttatttctttatgagaaatgtggatgtgatgtttttacttattaaaaaaatttgtgtGGTTTGAGAACTTACTTAGAAGAAGACTTCATATCATCTTAAggtaatacttaaattattgagTATTGTACTAAGACAATATTGCTGTGTCATGCTCCATCTTGGGGTGTGACAATACTATTAACTATTAGATTATGTTACATAATTATTATAAGTAGAgtgatgaaaaaatatatatatatcttattaaACATGTGCTCGATAATTGAATATATGgttcttaattattttatttaaatattacataaaaatatgaaaaaaaatgaaagtatcATTTAAACGAAATGATATATATGTCACTTGGGGATTGGTTTTTTAAATAACCAATGTGGAACAGTCTTAGGGGACTTCTAGCATTGTCATCATGGTTAATAGCTTGGCAAGGCATCGAGGGCTTCTAACATTGTCATCATGGTTGATCGGACTTCATTGTCGACATAGTTTGACAGTGGTCAGGTTAGGATGCATGTTATCATGGTTGACCAAGATTTATTGTTGGCACAGTTCGATAATGATAAGGTTAGAATGAGTTATAAATGGTTTATTATCCACATAGCTTACTAGTGACAAAGCTAGGATAAGATGCAATTATAAGTGGTTAATCAATGTGACACATTTCTAGTAGTTTCTAGCACTATCAGTGTAGCTGTTGttgtcatttttaaataaaaatatattattttatttttaattaaacatttataaatattcataacattttttaatgtttacattataataatagcatataatattataaatttaatttttaagtgttataaattacataatatataaaaataacataatacaaagtattacaaacttaaaaaaatgGGTCGGACTCAAACATTCATTATTCAAGCTTGAACCCAGTCAATATTTTAAACGGActtatttttttatccaagtcTACTTTTGGGCCTAATATTTTCATCGAAACCTTCTTAAATTTTATACTGACCTTTGAATTTAGATGAATAACTCAACTCATAAACACAACGAATTCTCTTATTTTCCTATTTAACTTATGAGATTAAACTCTCGAACtaatttttttcgatttaatcAGTTGAAATAATTGATAAGGTTAAACTTATGAGATTAAACATTCATTATTCAAGCTCGGACCAGCCCATATTTTAAACgatttttttttactcaaatataCTTTTTGGCttaacattttcatcaaaacttttttatattttgtacAACTTTCGAATTTGGATGAATAATCCAAGCCATAAACTTTTGAGATTAAACTGTAGagctaattattttttattcaatcagTTGAAATAACTGTTGGGGGTTCTTTTTTTCATCcagggactaaatagtaaaactCTGATTACTTTGACTCCCTTTTGTCTTTTGAGTTTGATTAGTGCATATAAGCAAGGTTTAGTGTTTCTTGtcacttttgtactttttatttgTGCTATAAACTCAAAAACAAAGGATCCAGATTCAAGAAAGCAGGCATGTACTTCCCTTTTGACCTTTTTCCCCCTTAAAATTCCTTGTAATTTACTTGCATTGTCCCGCTTTATGTACTTACTTCAATGAATATAAGTATAACTTCGCCTATACATGTATATACTTGTTGTTCGAAGTGTCAACCAAAATGATCTGATACTTTTAGGGTTTGTGAATTGTGAATGCTGTTTCATGCAAGTTTCGAGTTTCAGCTTTGTTTTCTGTTCCAATACTTAAAACGTAGTGCAGAGCAgtaaattaatttgaaatttcaaactaAATTACAAAGCCAAATAGATTTGAGGAATTGATCTCTGTGTATGGTGATGGATTAGAAATGGGTTCCCCCTTTAGCACAAATTTGTTATGTTTGCAGGATTTCGTTTTTCCTTTGTTGGGTCAGATTCAGAGGaggccaaaaataaaaaaatggatgaTAGTTGTGCTGTATGTGCTGACACACTTGAGTGGGTTGCATATGGGTCGTGTGGCCATCGAGAAGTATGCTCGACTTGCATCGTTCGTCTCCGATTCATCTGCGATGACTACCGTTGTTGCCTTTGCAAGTCCGAACTGAAAATTATCTTTATTACCAAAGTTAGTCATTCTTTTTATGTTCTCGAGATTGACATCTGATAATATTGAACCATGTCTATGCTGAATAATGGAAACAATATCTGGTTAAGTTTACATCTAATGAGTTTTTCAGGCTTTGGGAGATTATACGAAGGTGATAAATGATTTCTCGGCTTTTCCAGTTGATCCAATTGAGGGTCAAGTTAGTTCTTACTGGTACCATGAAGGGACACAAGCATATTTCGATGATCTGGATCACTACAAGATGATAAAAGCGATGTGCAGGCTATCTTGTACTGTTTGCGATAATAAGGATGAACAGCAAAATGGTGGATCAAAGAAGAGAGCAGAGTTTAAGAACATTGAGCAGCTTAAGAGTCACTTGTTTAACCGGCATAGACTGCTTAACTGCAGTCTGTGTCTTGAAGGTAGGAAGGTGAGATACAGTTGGttatattatgttaaaaattataaactatGCTAGAAAAATGTTATCAAGTGGCCTTCTAATTGAACAATATGGCTTGCATTCTTATTGATAACCCTCCTAGATACATTCTAAGGAATGAGACAATACCTATGTTGCTCGGACACTGGTATGAGACATTATATGTTCAATTTTTACTAAGTTTTCCATGCATTTGGAGGATTTTTGGAAGGTCATCCTCTTACTTATGTCCAAATATGTGTTGGACACATATTCccaaagaaaaaaatgaagagtcaGAGCAAAGTAGGAGACAGTGATCTAGTTTGATCTCTAAAGTACTTCCATTTATGTGATTGTTGATATTTTCTTTTGCTGCTTCGTTTTACCCAGTTGTTGGAATTTTCATTAGATATACACCCTGTTTTAACTAAGACTGTGAGGCAAGAACCGCTGGCTGCACAATGATGTATTTGATATTATCTTTAATATCTGAGTCAGGTCTTTATGTGTGAGCAAAAGTTATATACTAGAGAACAACTGGATAAGCATATAAAGACAGGTGATTCTGTGGTTGATGGCACTGAAAGTGAAAGGGGAGGTTTTATGGGACATCCTATGTGTGAGTTCTGTCAAAATCCATTCTATGGCGAGAATGAGCTCTACTTGCATATGTCTACCGAACATTTCACTTGCCACATATGCCAAAGGTAAGCCTTATTAATGTGATATAATTATAGTTCAGAGATTGCAAATGTTAGGTATTGCTAGTTCTCTCATGTATTCAACTGACATGGCTCAATGCAGGCGGCATCCCGGACAATATGAATACTATAGAAATTATGATGACATGGAGGTCAGTATCCATTTCGTGTTTTCCTGTTCTTGTTGTAATTGTTCCATTTTGATTCTCCATAGAATCAGAAATTTTGCTACAGATCCATTTTAGCCGGGAGCATCATTTATGCGAGGATGAAGCCTGTCGTGCCAAAAAGTTTGTTGTTTTTGCGACTCAATCTGAATTGAAGGTCTGAGGCATAGTTGTTATATTTATGTACATTTTCCACTTATTTTAAGTAcaatctttttttcttcttttttttttttaagaaaaacaaaattctgTAGAGGCACAATACTCTCGAACACGGTGGGCGCATGTCTCGTTCCAAGCGTAATGCTGCATTGCAGGTGTGTTCGGATCATTGAAAACAATCATGTTTCTTcaatgccccttattttattacatatttattttggtaTGCTTGTTTTAGACAATTCATTGCTTGGTCACTTGTAATCTTCCACTGTATAGTATAAGGAGATGTAGATTGCTagtaatttttcttttcattatatCCAGATACCGATAAGTTTCCGGTACCGGCGGAGTTGTGAGCAGGATCATCCAGTAAGAGGACATGTCTCTCATCCCAATTCATCTGATAGTCAACTTTCGTTGACCATGCAAGCTAGTTTCGTGACTGCTGGAAGTTTTCATTCTACTTCAACAAGTGACCAAACAGTTATAAAGAGTGAAGTAGCTTCTATCGTTGGCCCTTTCGAGTCATTAGCTACAATAGATTCCGTGCCATCTTCAAGAAATTGCCGAGCACTAGGAAACTCTAGGGGTGGACCTCTTGAAGACTCGTCATTTCCTCCCCTTCCAGCAGCATCAAATAGCAATCAACAAAAAGTTAGAAACGGTTTACAAGGACCAGCTAGAAGGAGCATGGCTGCTCCCTCACGTCACCGACACAATGGAACTTCAAATGTTGTTTCGAATACTGCTCAGGCTTGGCCTGCAGTGAGTCTTCAACCTAACATGTCAGCTGCTGGTGCGCACCGGTCCAGACCTGTGACAAAATTTTCGCATCTATCAACTACTAATAACTCATCTGGCTCTTCCAAAAGTAAGCCTACTAGGATTAGGGAATCTTTACCTAAGGTGGAAGATTTTCAATCTGCTAACAAAGCTCTAGTGGAAAAGATCCGTGTTTCTTTGGAATTTGATCAGGACAAATTTTCTGCATTCACAGGAATAACCGGTGAATATTGGCAGGGTTTTATTAGCACCGAGGAGTATCTTGCCTATGTGCACCAGTTTGGTTTATCGCATCTTGTTCTTGAGCTAGCTAGGTTATGCCCCAACGTTGAGAAACAAAGAGAACTTGTGGAGATATACAATTTTAACATAAGTAACAGCTATTCTTGCAATGATGACACTGGTCAATGGAAAAACGATAAAAGGTcaaagaaaggaaaggagaagtgTGAAGACTATGGCAGTACTGGTTCAAAACATACTTTGGCGGGTGAAATCCATAGTGGGGTGAAAGTATTATTGGAGGATGGGCATCACAGTCACACTTCCAAAGGCAAATCAAAGGTTTTGGGTGGTGAAGACGCTAACTCACATGTCCCACCTCAGTCTCAGGTCGAGCCAGATGTTGGTGGCTCGAAGAAAATTTTGGCATCTCAAGGAGGGGGAAATAAGCAACGGAAAAAAGTCTCCAAGTTCCTTAGAAATCGCCTTGGCGACGCTTCGGCTGCGCAACTTGAAGAAGGTGGAAAGTGTGAGATTCAAGAAAAAACAGACGAAAATAAGGGACCACCGGAAAGATTGCCAGTTTGCAGTGTATGGCGAGATGGTGGTGGGCAGAGACTCATGGCAAAGACCCAAAGAGTAGCAAGCAActgatatttattatatatattatagttcTTATGGAAATGACCGAGTGCTGATTGCTTTCCCAGGAGCTTTTGTTGAAGATGGATGTTGGTAATGGTACAAAATGAATCAGACACTTTGTTGATGTTGCTTGTGCTACACCACTTTTTGTCATTTTGTGCCTATGGTACTGTCATGGTATGGTATGGGTCCCTTACTATATTAGATTTAGGGTTGTTTGAACAAAGGTGAATGACATTATTATAATGGGAAAATATAGGGTGATTGACCGATTGTTATTTGTATTGAAATTGAATGGACCTATTTGGGTTCTACTGCAGAATCACTGAAAATGATTCTAGAACATAACCAGCACCAGACCCGAGCCTCCTTTGATGGTGTTTGGCTAAGACCGCTTTAATTTGTTGCTGTCTGATTAAGTTGCCATTGTGTTGTCTAGTTCTTAGGCTGTTTTGTTGCTGCAATGAACTGATTACATGTCTCCTTGCGACATTAGGATTCAAACCATCGTCATTACATCGGCCTGGTCTTTATTCACATGAATACCCGGTATCGGTTCTGGCTGACCTTGGGGGTCAGCAATCGAACTCGGGGGATTCCCATTGCTTCCTTTCGTTGTCTCGATGCACTTGTCCATGTTCTTTGTTGTTCTTGGACAATGAAGCTTATTGAGCAAAAGAAATATGGCAAAGGCAATAACAAAGTATTGTTGTATGCATATTTGGTACTCTTCATAATAAGCAAATTAATATACAAGCAAAGCAACTCCAACCAATGAAAAATGGGAACATTTCAGTTGAGGTTAAAGCAAAACAAATCTCAAAAAGTGCTAATCCTAGTCCGTACGCCTAAAACAATGAAACAAATCCCCACCACACCCATCACTAAACCTTATATTTGGTCTCACTTAAAATGTCTCACAAAACACCGATTTCATACACAACAAATCATCCCTACCATCTACAAATTAATACTATTCAATTACAAAacaaatgatgataataataataatatttgataaaGCAAAAGTCCTTCCCCCTTTTCCCCACTCTTTACCACAATTCCCTACTTATCAACAACTGCTAATACCGAGACAAACCCGATGACTTTTTCGACACAAAACAAGCTTTTAAGGATCCCACCTTTCATTGCCACCCTCTTTGCGCTCGAGCTTCAAGATTGTGTCCGCTTACTCTCTGACCATGAAGCTGGATAATCACTCTTATCTGTATCGGAATTATCCTTTTGTGAGTCTATTTCAGAGTTGTTTCCATGAGTCCGACGGTGCCTTTGGTCCTGATTTCATCGAAACAGAACAacagataaaaaaaaaaccaccATGCACTTCATGAATGTcagagctatatatatatatgtatgtatgcatattGATCATGCTAAGGAATGGATGCAACACTAACCTCTCTTGGTATAGGATACTCCTCAGACTCGAGCATTCGTGCAACTTGACCCATCTTGGGTCTTTTTTCAGAATCCGGATCAACACATCTCAAAGCAGTTAGAAGGGGCACGTTTTAGAGTTCGTGTCGACGGTCTAACCTCGATATTTGGATCTACCACTTCCTCTGATCTCCTGCTTCCAACCATCATTTTCAGCCAATCTACCAGATTAACCTGTAAACATTAagattctatatttaataaaacataaaaacctCTTTAAAAAAAGAATACAGAATAAGAAATCCATCAGTGATATACAATGATTGTCAAGACGAAACATCAAGGTCTTATGATCGTATAGGTGTAGAATGCGGTTAACTTTTACATATTCGTGTTATAGGGATGCTTTAGAACGACAATTAAAACTCGGGAAGGTAGAAATACATCCAAAACCACAAGGGGTGAAGATTCAATTGCAGAAATACATATTCGTGTACCTCATGGGCAGGACGACCATAATCCACGGGATCTCTACCAGTTATGGCTTCCAATAGTACAACCCCAAAGCTATAGACATCACTCTTTTCGTTCAAAAGGCCAGTATTTGCATATTCAGGAGCCACGTATCTGCGTGATTTAAGGAAAAAGTTGTCAAGAGATGACTAAAGGTCctaaatatataaacatgaaGATGCACTAGAGAAAATAAAATACCCAAATGTTCCCATAACTCGGGTTGTAACATGACTTTTCCCAGCACCTAGCAACTTCGCCAGACCAAAATCGGAAACCTTGGCATTAAACTCATCGTCGATCAGAATATTGCTGGACTTTATGTCTCGGTGCACAACCTTTGGTTCAATGGCCTCATGCAAGTAGGCAAGACTGCATGAGAAAACATGTGTCAAAAGAGAACCGGACCTGAAAATGTATGAAGATATAGTGACTTACGCCTTAGCTGTTCCAAGTAGAACCTTTATGCGAGCTTCCCAGGTAAGATATCCATGTTGACGCATAGCTCCGTGAAGCCATTGTTCTAAGTTTCCATTGTTGACATACTCGTAAACCAACATCCTGTATTTTTAAACAATGTCCTTCGTTAACGGCAATAACTGCTAATGATGATCCAATTTATAGTcaactattcaaaaaattttaaccatGCAAAAACATAGTAAAAGAAGACTATACCTGTGTGTTCCTTCAATACAGTAACCTAAAAGGCGGACCAAATTCTTGTGACGAACATGCCCAATGGCTTCCACTTCGACTCGAAATTCTTTCTCCGCTTGGCCTCTACAAAGAAGATGATAGGCCGTTTAGCTAAACAAGACTTCGGGACAAGAAAAAAACACCATGTTTAAAGTctgcacacacacatatatatatactcacaAGTTGTTGAGTATTTTCTTAACAGCCACTGGCGTTCCGTTGATCAAATGACCCCGATAAACAACGCCATATCCACCCTCTCCAAGAACATTTTCCTTTGAAAACCGGTTCGTAGCAAGTTCAAGATCCCTCAATGTAAACCAGTGACCCCAACCCAAATGAGAGAATTCAGGCAAGCCAACTAAAGGAGATGGAGCAGTGACGGGATACAAAGAAGACGGTCTATAAACAGTCACGGTACCGGAACTCCCTTCTTCTCCTGATTGAGACCCTGCACCATCTCTTTCTAAATGGTGAAATGACCCTGACTGACTACTATTATCTCCATTCCTTGATTTTCCCATACCAAGATGAACCATAACCCTATCTGAATCTTTGTCACTGGATTTATCATGAATGGTGAGAAGAATACCATCCCGAGGAACGAAATCGTTGGCTGATACTTGTTCGACTCGAACTTCCTTGATTTCTTTAGATATAGATGGGATTTGAGTAAGGGGAAGCTTATTTCTAGCTCTTGATTTCTTCTTCCTTGAAGTTAAACAAAATGACAACAAAGAAAGGATGATTATGATAAATAAAGCAACAACAATCCCAATAACTACCCACACTTTAAGTCCAAAAATGGCTGTCTTCTTGGACATTTCAGCATTGAGATCATTTGCCATTTCCCCCCCTAGTTTCAGATATTCAACACCTAcataatttacaaaattcaataaaaataaggCTTAGTATTCAAAATTACATTCCAAATCTCATATTTCATGGGGCAAAAGCATCAAGCTATGTAAAACAGACCCTTGATTTTAGTAAATAAACAGATCAGTCAATTAAGATTCAGatacaaggaaaaaaaattatgtacaGCGAGCTAAAAAAGCAAaaaatttgatacataaatagaACATTAAGAATTAAACAAATGTGGCAACTTCACCTTCCAACAGTAAAGCTCAGATCTTTGAAAAGATAATCTCAGATCTAGAAAAGGAAGCCCCCAATGTGGCCATTTCCCAGAAACAAGAGCAGGTGAACTAATTGAAGAAACCCTCAAATGCACCCACTTGTCCAATAAacacaaaaagaagaagaaaaaaataaaggagCTTAAATAAGTAAAAGAAGATAATTGGTTTTATGGGGAAATGTGGATATGAATCTAAGCTGGAATGGAGCTATCTTGCACCAGAAATGAAGGTCCTTGTAAAGGCAAAGGCAGAATTGATAATGAAAGGCTTGAAACTGAATGAAGTGGATATTGGTCATGGAAGTGGGTTTTTTGAGAGAAAGGCTGTGAAGGTGAAAATGAATGGTGTGCGGTTTAATAAAATTaagagtaaaaataaattaagagaaGAAGGATTGAATTATCAGTGGTAGGTGATGAGTTTTCTATATCAAAAACACCAAATTTTACATCTTCACTAATTACCCCCCCCCCTATTGTAAAACACAAGCATTCAACTTCAAGCTTgcattttgcaaaaaaaaaagtctTAACTTTAAGGCTAAATTCCACCCAAAGtcactattaaattatttaaaaatttttctttaattcattcatcttcttaatattttttatttaaatcactaagctcttaaattaatatttttaaagtttgaataATGAACTTTGAGTGATGATATAaactatagaaaaaaaaattttaattaatgcaGATAATGCAACTAAAGAAAATTATGTAATAATGATTTTTAATGACTTAAATTTAATGACCACgaaactttttgaagttgaatgtaatttatcaatataagaaatttgaaaaaaaactgtaattaaattaaaatctaaatatttaaGTTTAGTGTACTTGGGGTTTATGGTAAGCAGCACATGAAACAGGTTCATCATTCACTTATGAATAGATAAAATCATAAATGATTacaatatggaaaaaaaattatagtacATCTATTATCCACATATGGTGTgggtaataatatatatatatggtgtgtAAGGTCTATTATCATTGAATGTAATAATTATTTGACTTTAACATTGTCTTTCATAATGTCTTGTTTCTGTTTGGAATTTTGTTAGAActgtagaaaaaaaaaacatgatgaTAAGCAAAGCCAATTATGTTGATACCAGGTAGAGGATAAAACAAGCAAATGAAGGAGATTATGGGAGAGTGTAGctataaattaaaaagattgatTTCGTTGAGTAGATTGATTCTTAACTCGattgatataaatattattatattaatataggAAAACGTGGGTTCAAatgcgttgaagcgcattatctttCTATGTATGAGTTGGGAGGGATTATGGGTAGTTCagctataaaaaaataaatacgatcggatcttataataatattatttaaaaaaactaatttaatatgAGTTTGACTTATGCAAATGTGAATTCTTCTTTGAATTTATTCTAGTTAATTAGTTGAgttatttattcaattcagttaTTATAAGGATAAATATGCATTTTGGTACTCGAACTTACTTAAGGTTTTTTTGGTtcaattaggtacttgaacttagctttaaagttcaatttagtacctaaagtttattttaattcaacCAGGTACCTAAACTTAGTTTATTGATTCAAATTGGTATTTGAACTTGACTTCTTTTTATCCAAATTGATACTTACGATAAATGACTTATTTAAATCAATATGAACTATAAAGCCAAGTTTAAGTATCTAATTGAACCCATAAAATTTAGATACTAAATTAAACTTTAACACGAAATTCATGTATATTTACCTAACttataataatcaattttattcgGACGattgtaacttaaaaaaaaattgaaagatgaaatcctaaccccaaaactcaaaatttagggGGGATAATGCCAAAAGCCAAAACACAATGTTGCATAGTATAGAAGATAGGAAGGTGAAGGAAGGTCCACACGCCATGATGCCCGAAATGCACGGCATGTGCTGCCACCTTCTCTCATTTAGCCCCCTAACCAAATATATTTAATGAATGCTCAATTTGCAAAGCATAGGAAATTAGAATATTTATCATCAATAATAGTGACTAACCCTTTTATCGCAGATATTTTTTAAAAGAGGTAAAATGTTTACTATGAAATATGCTCCGTTTTTATGGGTGGAGATCGACGTTCCCGACCTCACACCATATCTCGTAGTTAACTTATTTACTGTTTCATATCAAGCACCAGTACTACCAATGCCTCTGTCTTATATACAACAATACTTCCACACAGTGGCAGATCCAAAAATACGACTTGAGGGGCAAAAgcaaagttagaaatttttttggGAGGGCTggaattaaattatacatttttatgatagtagaaatacaatttcactattttaatagcctAGATCTTTATAATTCCGAGGGCCAAAGTATAactttaccattactaatttaaaattttacaaattataaaagacttagatgaaaaaattttcattttaagttgggATCGTTGCCAGCTGCCCCTAGATTCACCCCTGCTTCCACAGTTGTTACCATGAAATCGATGCTTAtgatatattcaaataatttgatattttttattttagcccTTGAACTTTTTTTGGTCCACATCAATCAtgtaacttgaattttttttaatttagttgttaaattttaattattttaaaatgtgataacgTGATACTCTAAAATTATATCACACttaaaagaatttaatttttaatatatatttttatatttttaaactttatagaatattttaaaaaatttcaggTGGTcttaaattaccaaattaaacatGTTGACAATTTCAGTtgacagtttttttttttaattgctagCTATTATATGTACATGAAACTGTCc is part of the Gossypium hirsutum isolate 1008001.06 chromosome D11, Gossypium_hirsutum_v2.1, whole genome shotgun sequence genome and encodes:
- the LOC107927265 gene encoding E3 ubiquitin-protein ligase hel2 isoform X4, which encodes MDDSCAVCADTLEWVAYGSCGHREVCSTCIVRLRFICDDYRCCLCKSELKIIFITKALGDYTKVINDFSAFPVDPIEGQVSSYWYHEGTQAYFDDLDHYKMIKAMCRLSCTVCDNKDEQQNGGSKKRAEFKNIEQLKSHLFNRHRLLNCSLCLEGRKVFMCEQKLYTREQLDKHIKTGDSVVDGTESERGGFMGHPMCEFCQNPFYGENELYLHMSTEHFTCHICQRRHPGQYEYYRNYDDMEIHFSREHHLCEDEACRAKKFVVFATQSELKRHNTLEHGGRMSRSKRNAALQIPISFRYRRSCEQDHPVRGHVSHPNSSDSQLSLTMQASFVTAGSFHSTSTSDQTVIKSEVASIVGPFESLATIDSVPSSRNCRALGNSRGGPLEDSSFPPLPAASNSNQQKVRNGLQGPARRSMAAPSRHRHNGTSNVVSNTAQAWPAVSLQPNMSAAGAHRSRPVTKFSHLSTTNNSSGSSKRITGEYWQGFISTEEYLAYVHQFGLSHLVLELARLCPNVEKQRELVEIYNFNISNSYSCNDDTGQWKNDKRSKKGKEKCEDYGSTGSKHTLAGEIHSGVKVLLEDGHHSHTSKGKSKVLGGEDANSHVPPQSQVEPDVGGSKKILASQGGGNKQRKKVSKFLRNRLGDASAAQLEEGGKCEIQEKTDENKGPPERLPVCSVWRDGGGQRLMAKTQRVASN
- the LOC107927265 gene encoding E3 ubiquitin-protein ligase hel2 isoform X5, with product MNSKMVDQRREQSLRTLSSLRVTCLTGIDCLTAVCVLKVFMCEQKLYTREQLDKHIKTGDSVVDGTESERGGFMGHPMCEFCQNPFYGENELYLHMSTEHFTCHICQRRHPGQYEYYRNYDDMEIHFSREHHLCEDEACRAKKFVVFATQSELKRHNTLEHGGRMSRSKRNAALQIPISFRYRRSCEQDHPVRGHVSHPNSSDSQLSLTMQASFVTAGSFHSTSTSDQTVIKSEVASIVGPFESLATIDSVPSSRNCRALGNSRGGPLEDSSFPPLPAASNSNQQKVRNGLQGPARRSMAAPSRHRHNGTSNVVSNTAQAWPAVSLQPNMSAAGAHRSRPVTKFSHLSTTNNSSGSSKSKPTRIRESLPKVEDFQSANKALVEKIRVSLEFDQDKFSAFTGITGEYWQGFISTEEYLAYVHQFGLSHLVLELARLCPNVEKQRELVEIYNFNISNSYSCNDDTGQWKNDKRSKKGKEKCEDYGSTGSKHTLAGEIHSGVKVLLEDGHHSHTSKGKSKVLGGEDANSHVPPQSQVEPDVGGSKKILASQGGGNKQRKKVSKFLRNRLGDASAAQLEEGGKCEIQEKTDENKGPPERLPVCSVWRDGGGQRLMAKTQRVASN